From Streptomyces sp. CMB-StM0423, a single genomic window includes:
- the topA gene encoding type I DNA topoisomerase, with protein MSATSKTRRLVIVESPAKAKTIKGYLGPGYEVESSVGHIRDLPNGAAEVPAKYKGESWARLGVNVDHDFEPLYVVNSDKKQQVSKLKKLLAESDELYLATDEDREGEAIAWHLLEVLKPKVPVHRMVFHEITKDAIRQAVANPRQLNQKLVDAQETRRILDRLYGYEVSPVLWKKVMPRLSAGRVQSVATRLVVERERERIAFRSAEYWDLAGVFSPKLSASLEQGVPPSGRAGDATDPRSFGAKLSAVDGRRIAQGRDFGQDGQLKGGSSADVLHLSEESARALAAALQDTAFAVRSVEAKPYRRSPSAPFRTTTLQQEASRKLGLGAKATMQVAQRLYENGFITYMRTDSTTLSETAVAAARAQVTQLYGRDYLPDRPRNYAGKVKNAQEAHEAIRPSGDRFRTPADTGLSGTEFRLYELIWMRTVASQMKDATGQSVTVKLGGTAADGRDAEFSASGRVITFHGFMKAYVEGSDDPSADLDNRDRPLPQLAEGDRLSAEEITADGHATKPPARYTEATLVKELEEREIGRPSTYASIIGTILDRGYVFKKGTALVPSFLSFAVVGLMEKHFGRYIDYDFTAKMEDDLDRIARGEAEAVPWLRRFYFGTDDVATPAGERAGADHLAGLKELVTDLGAIDAREVSTFPVGEGIVLRVGRYGPYVERGERDTEEHRRADVPDELPPDELTVELAEELLDKPSGAYELGTDPDSGREIVAKDGRYGPYVTEVLPEGTPQSGKNAVKPRTASLFQSMSLDTVTLADALKLLSLPRVVGADPESGTEITAQNGRFGPYLKKGTDSRSLQSEDQLFTVTLEEALALYAQPKQRGRAAAKPPLKELGEDPASGKPVVVKDGRFGPYVTDGETNATLRRGDEPESITPERGFELLAEKRAKGPAKKTAKTAAKKAPAKKAPAKKAPAKKAAAKKTAAKKTATKTAAKKATGTKTAAAKKATTKKTVSAKADVPDEDL; from the coding sequence TTGTCCGCCACCAGCAAGACCCGCCGACTCGTCATCGTGGAGTCGCCTGCCAAGGCGAAGACGATCAAGGGCTATCTGGGCCCCGGCTACGAGGTCGAGTCGAGCGTCGGGCACATCCGCGATCTCCCGAACGGCGCCGCCGAGGTGCCGGCGAAATACAAGGGGGAGTCCTGGGCGCGGCTCGGGGTGAACGTCGATCATGACTTCGAGCCGCTGTATGTGGTGAACAGCGATAAAAAGCAACAGGTCAGCAAGTTGAAGAAACTGCTGGCCGAGTCGGACGAGCTGTATCTCGCGACGGATGAGGACCGCGAGGGCGAGGCCATCGCCTGGCACCTGCTGGAGGTGCTGAAGCCCAAGGTCCCGGTGCACCGGATGGTCTTCCACGAGATCACCAAGGACGCGATCCGCCAGGCCGTCGCCAACCCGCGCCAGCTCAACCAGAAACTCGTCGACGCCCAGGAGACCCGCCGCATCCTCGACCGGCTGTACGGGTACGAGGTCTCGCCGGTGCTGTGGAAGAAGGTCATGCCCCGGCTCTCCGCCGGCCGGGTCCAGTCCGTCGCCACCCGCCTCGTCGTCGAGCGGGAGCGCGAGCGCATCGCGTTCCGCTCCGCCGAGTACTGGGACCTGGCCGGTGTCTTCTCCCCCAAGCTCTCGGCTTCGCTCGAGCAGGGGGTACCCCCATCCGGCCGCGCCGGCGACGCCACCGACCCCCGCAGCTTCGGCGCCAAGCTCTCCGCGGTCGACGGCCGCCGGATCGCCCAGGGCCGCGACTTCGGCCAGGACGGGCAGCTCAAGGGCGGTTCCTCGGCCGACGTGCTGCACCTGAGCGAGGAGAGCGCCCGCGCGCTGGCCGCCGCGCTGCAGGACACGGCCTTCGCCGTACGCAGCGTCGAGGCGAAGCCGTACCGGCGCTCGCCCTCGGCCCCGTTCCGTACGACCACGCTGCAGCAGGAGGCGTCGCGCAAGCTGGGGCTCGGCGCCAAGGCCACCATGCAGGTGGCCCAGCGGCTGTACGAGAACGGCTTCATCACCTATATGCGCACCGACTCCACCACGCTGTCGGAGACCGCGGTCGCCGCCGCGCGGGCGCAGGTCACGCAGTTGTACGGGCGCGACTACCTGCCGGACCGGCCGCGGAACTACGCGGGCAAGGTGAAGAACGCGCAGGAGGCGCACGAGGCCATCCGGCCCTCCGGCGACCGCTTCCGCACGCCGGCGGACACGGGGTTGTCCGGCACGGAGTTCCGGCTGTATGAGCTGATCTGGATGCGTACGGTCGCGTCGCAGATGAAGGACGCCACCGGGCAGTCCGTGACGGTGAAGCTGGGCGGCACGGCGGCCGACGGGCGGGACGCCGAGTTCTCCGCGTCCGGCCGGGTCATCACGTTCCACGGCTTCATGAAGGCGTACGTCGAGGGCTCCGACGACCCCTCCGCCGACCTCGACAACCGCGACCGGCCGCTGCCGCAGCTCGCCGAGGGCGACCGGCTGAGCGCCGAGGAGATCACCGCCGACGGGCACGCCACCAAGCCGCCCGCCCGCTACACCGAGGCGACGCTGGTCAAGGAGCTGGAGGAGCGGGAGATCGGCCGCCCGTCCACGTACGCCTCGATCATCGGCACGATCCTGGACCGCGGCTACGTCTTCAAGAAGGGCACGGCCCTGGTGCCGTCCTTCCTCTCCTTCGCCGTCGTCGGCCTGATGGAGAAGCACTTCGGCCGCTACATCGACTACGACTTCACCGCCAAGATGGAGGACGACCTCGACCGCATCGCGCGCGGCGAGGCCGAGGCGGTGCCGTGGCTGCGGCGCTTCTACTTCGGTACGGACGACGTCGCCACCCCCGCCGGGGAGCGGGCCGGCGCCGACCACCTCGCGGGGCTGAAGGAGCTGGTCACCGACCTGGGCGCGATCGACGCCCGGGAGGTGTCCACGTTCCCGGTGGGCGAGGGCATCGTGCTGCGCGTCGGGCGCTACGGGCCGTACGTCGAGCGCGGCGAGCGGGACACCGAGGAGCACCGGCGCGCGGACGTGCCGGACGAACTGCCGCCGGACGAGCTGACCGTGGAGCTGGCCGAGGAGCTGCTCGACAAGCCCAGCGGGGCGTACGAGCTGGGCACCGACCCGGACAGCGGGCGCGAGATCGTCGCCAAGGACGGGCGCTACGGGCCGTACGTGACCGAGGTGCTGCCCGAGGGCACGCCGCAGTCCGGCAAGAACGCGGTGAAGCCGCGGACGGCGTCGCTGTTCCAGTCGATGTCGCTGGACACGGTGACGCTGGCGGACGCGCTGAAGCTGCTGTCGCTGCCGCGGGTCGTGGGCGCCGACCCGGAGAGCGGCACGGAGATCACCGCGCAGAACGGGCGGTTCGGCCCGTACCTGAAGAAGGGCACCGACTCGCGCTCGCTGCAGAGCGAGGACCAGCTCTTCACGGTCACGCTGGAAGAGGCGCTCGCGCTCTACGCCCAGCCCAAGCAGCGCGGGCGGGCCGCGGCGAAGCCGCCGCTCAAGGAGCTGGGCGAGGACCCGGCGAGCGGCAAGCCGGTGGTGGTCAAGGACGGGCGCTTCGGTCCCTACGTGACCGACGGCGAGACGAACGCGACGCTGCGCCGCGGGGACGAGCCGGAGTCGATCACGCCGGAGCGCGGGTTCGAGCTGCTGGCGGAGAAGCGGGCGAAGGGGCCGGCGAAGAAGACCGCCAAGACCGCGGCGAAGAAGGCTCCCGCGAAGAAGGCGCCGGCCAAGAAGGCGCCGGCCAAGAAGGCGGCGGCGAAGAAGACCGCCGCGAAGAAGACGGCGACGAAGACCGCGGCGAAGAAGGCGACCGGGACGAAGACGGCGGCGGCGAAGAAGGCCACGACGAAGAAGACCGTGTCGGCGAAGGCGGACGTGCCGGACGAGGACCTGTAA
- the tmk gene encoding dTMP kinase, whose translation MRADQPTTAPDPTESLVADSRERAVRALLRVPSLRRLWGAHLTSATADALAMLVLVLLALQAGLAADSFGGGYRGAAVTVSVVFAVRLLSTVVFGAVLLGPVGSLLSGTGKLDRRWTMVGADVVRAGLLIVAPLWIDWTQDSALTWILVTVFVAGAAERVWIVAKDSVAPALLPAPPPEGAAIRPLPDHGAALRRLSLRTGYGALPLGAAALLVTAWIGRLLGSGFDWFDGHPGALGSYLAAGLFAASVSVLFFMELPDGGARARSPLEGLRRPRAADGGPERGRTGAVPLLVAACAAAAAALAASVALAVLQAQEAYDIDGTIAYALLALAATAGPVLGVRTAPRVLPGLSRRRLLALAVGVAGIGLLLVGLVADAATGVLCALLAGTAAGVAAATGHALLEQETEEARRPRLVDHLHAVSRVAVALALIGAPLLAAAIGRHRLEAGDLVFAHGGAAFTYMLAGALLLPVAVLVLVRTDDRQGVPLRVDLREALRGADPAEGLAESGFFIAVEGGDGAGKSTQVEALAQWIRDKGHEVVVTREPGATSIGQRLRSILLDVSTAGISHRAEALLYAADRAEHVDGLVRPALERGAVVITDRYIDSSVAYQGGGRELSPTEVARINRWATGGLVPHLTVLLDIAPETARERFTEAPDRLESEPPEFHERVRAGFLALAAADPGRYLVIDAGQDPGVVTTAVRHRLDQILPLSEQEVRAQEEARRKAEEERKRREAEEAARKAEEERLERERQEQLERLRREEEERKRREIEEAKRLEAEREAELARHRAEEARRQAEEERKRREAEEAARRAEEERIRRQADEEARLRREAEERRKEKQRKAEEALLRAEQERLAAEAAASAAGAGTSNDTTQPLPASGEPDIQETSRLPQTRTDAARDAEETRVLPQVPDPDAEETLQVPQVPDPEDQDRRRPRPDWAEETPLDDLPSLADELLGPRGEEDREDRRR comes from the coding sequence ATGCGAGCCGACCAGCCGACGACAGCGCCGGACCCCACCGAGAGCCTTGTCGCGGACTCGCGCGAGCGCGCCGTGCGGGCGCTGCTGCGCGTGCCGTCACTGAGGCGGTTGTGGGGCGCCCATCTCACGAGTGCCACCGCGGACGCGCTGGCGATGCTCGTCCTCGTGCTGCTCGCGCTCCAGGCGGGGCTCGCGGCCGACTCGTTCGGCGGCGGCTATCGCGGCGCGGCGGTCACGGTCAGCGTGGTCTTCGCGGTCCGGCTGCTGTCGACGGTCGTCTTCGGTGCCGTGCTGCTCGGCCCGGTCGGGTCGCTGCTGTCCGGGACCGGGAAGCTGGACCGGCGCTGGACGATGGTCGGCGCGGACGTGGTGCGTGCGGGGCTGCTCATCGTCGCCCCGCTGTGGATCGACTGGACCCAGGACTCGGCGCTGACCTGGATCCTCGTCACCGTCTTCGTCGCCGGCGCGGCGGAGCGGGTGTGGATCGTCGCCAAGGACAGCGTCGCCCCGGCGCTGCTGCCCGCGCCGCCGCCCGAGGGTGCGGCGATAAGGCCGCTGCCCGACCACGGCGCCGCGCTGCGCCGGCTGTCGCTGCGCACGGGGTACGGGGCGCTGCCGCTCGGTGCCGCCGCGCTGCTGGTGACGGCGTGGATCGGCCGGCTGCTGGGCTCCGGGTTCGACTGGTTCGACGGGCACCCGGGTGCGCTGGGCTCGTATCTCGCCGCCGGGCTCTTCGCGGCGTCGGTCTCGGTGCTGTTCTTCATGGAGCTGCCCGACGGCGGGGCGCGGGCGCGCTCCCCGCTGGAGGGGCTGCGCCGGCCGCGCGCCGCGGACGGCGGTCCCGAGCGCGGGCGTACGGGCGCGGTGCCGCTGCTCGTCGCCGCCTGCGCCGCGGCGGCCGCCGCACTCGCCGCGTCCGTGGCGCTCGCCGTCCTGCAGGCGCAGGAGGCGTACGACATCGACGGCACCATCGCCTACGCGCTGCTGGCGCTCGCCGCCACCGCCGGTCCCGTGCTCGGCGTGCGGACGGCGCCGCGGGTGCTGCCGGGGCTGTCGCGGCGGCGGCTGCTGGCGCTGGCCGTCGGCGTCGCCGGGATCGGGCTGCTCCTCGTCGGCCTGGTGGCCGACGCGGCGACGGGAGTGCTGTGCGCGCTGCTGGCCGGGACGGCCGCGGGCGTCGCCGCCGCCACCGGGCACGCGCTGCTGGAGCAGGAGACCGAGGAGGCCCGCAGGCCCCGGCTCGTCGACCACCTGCACGCCGTCTCGCGCGTCGCCGTCGCGCTCGCGCTGATCGGCGCGCCGCTGCTGGCCGCGGCCATCGGCCGGCACCGCCTGGAGGCGGGCGACCTGGTCTTCGCGCACGGCGGCGCGGCGTTCACGTACATGCTGGCCGGGGCGCTGCTGCTGCCGGTGGCGGTACTGGTGCTGGTGCGCACCGACGACCGGCAGGGGGTCCCGCTCCGCGTCGACCTGCGCGAGGCGCTGCGCGGCGCGGACCCGGCCGAGGGGCTGGCGGAGAGCGGGTTCTTCATCGCCGTCGAGGGCGGCGACGGGGCCGGGAAGTCCACGCAGGTCGAGGCGCTGGCGCAGTGGATCAGGGACAAGGGGCACGAGGTCGTCGTCACCCGCGAGCCGGGCGCCACGTCCATCGGGCAGCGGCTGCGCTCCATCCTGCTCGACGTCTCCACCGCCGGGATCTCGCACCGCGCGGAGGCACTGCTGTACGCGGCGGACCGCGCGGAGCACGTGGACGGCCTCGTCCGGCCCGCGCTGGAGCGGGGCGCGGTGGTCATCACCGACCGGTACATCGACTCCTCCGTCGCGTACCAGGGCGGCGGGCGCGAGCTGTCGCCGACCGAGGTGGCGCGGATCAACCGCTGGGCCACCGGCGGGCTCGTGCCGCATCTGACGGTGCTGCTGGACATCGCGCCGGAGACGGCACGGGAGCGGTTCACGGAGGCGCCGGACCGGCTGGAGTCGGAGCCGCCGGAGTTCCATGAGCGGGTGCGCGCGGGATTCCTGGCGCTGGCCGCCGCGGACCCGGGGCGCTATCTGGTGATCGACGCCGGGCAGGACCCCGGGGTCGTCACCACCGCCGTACGGCACCGCCTGGACCAGATCCTGCCGCTGTCGGAGCAGGAGGTGCGCGCCCAGGAGGAGGCCCGCCGCAAGGCCGAGGAGGAGCGCAAGCGCCGGGAGGCCGAGGAAGCCGCGCGCAAGGCCGAGGAAGAGCGGCTGGAGCGGGAGCGGCAGGAGCAGTTGGAGCGGCTGCGCCGGGAGGAAGAGGAACGCAAGCGGCGCGAGATCGAGGAGGCCAAGCGGCTGGAGGCCGAGCGCGAGGCCGAGTTGGCCCGGCATCGCGCCGAGGAGGCCCGCCGCCAGGCGGAGGAGGAGCGCAAGCGCCGCGAAGCAGAGGAGGCCGCGCGCCGCGCCGAGGAGGAGCGGATCCGGCGGCAGGCCGACGAGGAGGCGCGGCTGCGCCGGGAGGCGGAGGAGCGCCGCAAGGAGAAGCAGCGCAAGGCGGAGGAGGCGCTGCTGCGCGCGGAGCAGGAGCGGCTGGCGGCGGAGGCCGCGGCTTCGGCCGCGGGCGCGGGTACCTCGAACGACACCACGCAGCCGCTGCCGGCGAGCGGTGAGCCGGACATACAGGAGACGTCCCGGCTGCCGCAGACGCGCACGGACGCCGCGCGCGACGCGGAGGAGACCCGCGTGCTGCCACAGGTCCCGGACCCGGACGCGGAGGAGACGCTCCAGGTGCCGCAGGTCCCGGACCCGGAGGACCAGGACCGCCGCCGTCCCCGTCCGGACTGGGCGGAGGAGACCCCCCTGGACGACCTCCCCAGCCTGGCCGACGAACTCCTGGGCCCCCGCGGCGAAGAAGACCGCGAAGACCGCCGCCGCTGA
- a CDS encoding 2,4'-dihydroxyacetophenone dioxygenase family protein, translating to MANEVAPAVIAATTSLPPELAVAAVPEDERVWVPQAPNVWFRPLLFNTVTGQWCNLLKVTAAGIVSRHRHPGAVFGYVIKGKWHYYEHPWVAEQGHFVYEPPGEIHTLAVPEDCAEMITFFNISGAMIYLDEENRNTGYEDVFTKIDMARAHYADNGLGADYVDQFIR from the coding sequence ATGGCCAATGAAGTAGCCCCCGCCGTCATCGCGGCGACCACGTCGCTGCCGCCCGAACTCGCCGTCGCCGCCGTCCCCGAGGACGAGCGCGTGTGGGTGCCGCAGGCGCCCAATGTGTGGTTCCGGCCGCTGCTCTTCAATACGGTGACGGGCCAGTGGTGCAACCTCTTGAAGGTCACCGCCGCCGGCATCGTCTCCCGGCACCGGCACCCGGGCGCGGTCTTCGGGTACGTGATCAAGGGCAAGTGGCACTACTACGAGCACCCGTGGGTGGCCGAGCAGGGCCACTTCGTCTACGAGCCGCCGGGCGAGATCCACACGCTGGCGGTGCCGGAGGACTGCGCGGAGATGATCACGTTCTTCAACATCAGCGGCGCGATGATCTACCTGGACGAGGAGAACCGGAACACGGGCTACGAGGACGTGTTCACCAAGATCGACATGGCCCGCGCCCACTACGCGGACAACGGCCTGGGCGCGGACTACGTGGACCAGTTCATCCGCTGA
- a CDS encoding LysR family transcriptional regulator has translation MLNPDVRLEWFVSFLAVIETGSFVAAAESTKRSQPRVSMHVAALEREIGLPLFDRRKRPVELTEAGVVLADHAHEILRALESAEAAMAPWRSGARGVVTLGSYPSASAAFVPALLQGLARTSPEVRVVLVERSTLELDDALTSGAVDVYLRPMSPPPSSASVRSRLLWGESLVAIHPSEHPLAEVPDPLSVDAVAEHPIVSIGRLDAPETPDFETYRTFRDNGHEIEPVQATNQPQTLVSMVRQGIGVGVTNSLAAQVADVDGVRVRRLKGAPERRVAVCWDSSRPLTPSARTLLRAIVRARIPAGTHAVPAAA, from the coding sequence ATGTTGAACCCGGATGTCAGGCTGGAATGGTTCGTCTCCTTCCTCGCGGTCATCGAAACGGGGAGCTTCGTCGCCGCGGCCGAGTCCACCAAGCGGTCGCAGCCCCGCGTCAGCATGCACGTCGCCGCGCTGGAGCGCGAGATCGGCCTGCCCCTCTTCGACCGCCGCAAGCGTCCCGTGGAGCTGACCGAGGCCGGCGTCGTCCTCGCCGACCACGCCCACGAGATACTGCGCGCGCTGGAGTCCGCGGAGGCCGCGATGGCCCCGTGGCGCAGCGGCGCCCGCGGCGTGGTGACGCTCGGTTCGTACCCGAGCGCGAGCGCCGCGTTCGTGCCCGCCCTGCTCCAGGGGCTGGCGCGGACGAGCCCCGAGGTGCGGGTGGTGCTGGTGGAGCGGTCGACGCTGGAGCTGGACGACGCCCTCACCTCCGGCGCCGTCGACGTGTACCTGCGCCCGATGTCGCCCCCGCCGTCCTCCGCCTCGGTGCGCAGCCGGCTGCTGTGGGGCGAGTCGCTGGTCGCCATCCACCCCAGCGAGCACCCGCTGGCAGAGGTGCCGGATCCGCTGTCCGTCGACGCCGTCGCCGAGCACCCGATCGTGTCGATCGGCCGGCTCGACGCCCCGGAGACGCCCGACTTCGAGACGTACCGGACCTTCCGCGACAACGGCCACGAGATCGAGCCCGTGCAGGCCACCAACCAGCCGCAGACGCTGGTCTCGATGGTGCGCCAGGGCATCGGCGTCGGCGTGACCAACTCGCTGGCCGCCCAGGTCGCCGACGTCGACGGCGTCCGCGTACGGCGGCTGAAGGGGGCCCCGGAGCGCCGCGTGGCGGTCTGCTGGGACTCCTCACGGCCGCTCACGCCGTCGGCCCGTACGCTGCTCCGCGCCATCGTCCGGGCCCGGATCCCGGCCGGCACCCACGCGGTGCCCGCCGCCGCGTGA
- a CDS encoding SDR family oxidoreductase, which yields MTEESDSRTGDLHGRRALITGAGSGIGRAVALGLAAVGADLVLLSERDNLDPVAKEAAELGVSVTRVHVDLTDAGARRGEISQLVERFDLDILVNNSGLIRRAPAAEFGDADWYDVVELNLHAAFELTRAIGAGMLERGYGKIINIASVLSFQGGMYVPSYTSSKHALVGLTRALANEWAGRGVNVNAVAPGYIDTAVTSELRADGVRSSEILARIPAGRWGRPADIAGPVVFLASPAADYVHGHVLAVDGGWLSR from the coding sequence TTGACGGAGGAGTCTGATTCCCGGACCGGGGATCTGCACGGCCGTCGTGCGCTCATTACGGGAGCGGGCAGCGGAATCGGGCGTGCAGTTGCGCTCGGGCTCGCGGCCGTCGGCGCCGACTTGGTATTGCTGTCGGAGCGCGACAATCTCGACCCGGTGGCCAAAGAGGCCGCTGAATTGGGAGTTTCCGTCACTCGCGTGCACGTCGACCTGACCGATGCCGGGGCCCGCAGGGGTGAGATCAGTCAACTTGTCGAGAGATTCGACCTGGACATTCTGGTCAACAATTCGGGGCTCATTCGCAGAGCCCCGGCCGCGGAATTCGGGGACGCCGACTGGTACGACGTCGTGGAGTTGAACCTGCACGCCGCATTCGAGCTGACCCGGGCCATCGGCGCGGGCATGCTGGAGCGCGGTTACGGCAAGATCATCAACATCGCGTCGGTGCTCAGCTTCCAGGGCGGGATGTACGTCCCGTCGTATACGTCGAGCAAGCACGCCCTCGTCGGACTGACCCGCGCACTGGCCAACGAGTGGGCCGGCCGCGGCGTCAACGTCAACGCCGTGGCCCCCGGCTACATCGACACCGCCGTGACCTCGGAGCTGCGCGCCGACGGCGTCCGCAGCAGCGAGATCCTCGCCCGCATCCCCGCAGGACGGTGGGGCCGCCCCGCCGACATCGCAGGACCCGTGGTGTTCCTCGCCTCGCCCGCCGCCGACTACGTCCACGGCCACGTCCTGGCCGTCGACGGCGGCTGGCTGTCGCGCTGA
- a CDS encoding RraA family protein: MTTTIPPETIAAFHGIATASVADAVEQKGVRGYLTGSIKAVLPGKLVGPAVTVQEVPSHVSEPPTHALRAIDESAPGSVICIAAGGADVAVWGGLMAAGAVTNQIAGAVLDAGVRDVEEIRRDYPELPIYARGAVPATTVGRYRTVSLNEPVEVGGVSVRPGDLIVADSDGVVCVPLELVAEVLALATDIEEREREQTRLIRESGSLRGGLEKYQRI, encoded by the coding sequence ATGACGACGACCATCCCGCCGGAGACCATCGCGGCCTTCCACGGCATAGCCACCGCTTCGGTGGCCGACGCCGTGGAGCAGAAGGGCGTACGGGGCTACCTCACCGGAAGCATCAAAGCGGTGCTGCCGGGCAAGTTGGTGGGCCCCGCGGTGACGGTGCAGGAGGTGCCCTCCCACGTGTCGGAGCCCCCCACGCACGCGCTGCGTGCCATCGACGAGTCGGCGCCGGGCAGCGTCATCTGCATCGCCGCGGGCGGCGCCGACGTCGCGGTGTGGGGCGGCCTGATGGCCGCGGGCGCCGTCACCAACCAGATCGCCGGCGCCGTGCTCGACGCCGGGGTACGGGACGTCGAGGAGATCCGCCGCGACTACCCCGAACTCCCCATCTACGCCCGCGGCGCCGTCCCGGCCACCACCGTCGGCCGCTACCGGACCGTCTCGCTCAACGAGCCGGTCGAGGTCGGCGGCGTGTCCGTACGCCCCGGCGACCTGATCGTCGCCGACAGCGACGGCGTCGTGTGCGTGCCGCTGGAGCTGGTCGCCGAGGTGCTGGCGCTGGCCACGGACATCGAGGAGCGCGAGCGCGAGCAGACCCGGCTCATCCGCGAGTCGGGCTCGCTGCGCGGCGGCCTCGAGAAGTACCAGCGGATCTGA
- a CDS encoding sugar kinase: MDNDILAIGEPLLEFNARAEGREPVGPGDDFAVGYGGDSSNFAVAAQRSGARTGYVTRIGDDDFGDALLRLWQREGVGTEHVVREAGGRTGIYFISRTPAASRFTYYRADSPASRLAPADVPAEAIARARMLHVTGITQAISPSACDAAFHAMELARGSGTLIGYDPNYRPALWPVERARAVVMRSIELCDVALPNLEEGRLLTGLHEPEEVLGAFVRRGPGIVVLKMGDQGALLAHEGTVTRIPPHPVRAVDPSGAGDTFDGAFAARLLEGAVPLEAARYAAVAAALTTTGPGAVLPIPHRAAVDALLPGAPTPAP, encoded by the coding sequence ATGGACAACGACATCCTCGCGATCGGCGAGCCCCTGCTGGAGTTCAACGCCCGCGCCGAGGGCCGCGAGCCCGTCGGGCCTGGCGACGACTTCGCCGTCGGCTACGGCGGCGACTCGTCGAACTTCGCGGTGGCCGCGCAGCGCTCCGGCGCGCGCACCGGCTACGTCACGCGCATCGGCGACGACGACTTCGGCGACGCCCTGCTGCGGCTGTGGCAGCGCGAGGGTGTCGGTACCGAGCACGTCGTCCGGGAGGCGGGCGGGCGTACCGGGATCTACTTCATCTCCCGTACGCCCGCGGCCAGCAGGTTCACGTACTACCGCGCGGACTCGCCGGCCAGCCGGCTCGCCCCGGCCGACGTGCCGGCCGAGGCGATCGCGCGGGCGCGCATGCTGCACGTCACCGGGATCACCCAGGCGATCAGCCCGTCCGCCTGCGACGCGGCCTTCCACGCCATGGAACTGGCCCGCGGCAGCGGCACGCTGATCGGCTACGACCCCAACTACCGCCCCGCGCTCTGGCCCGTCGAACGGGCCCGCGCGGTGGTCATGCGCAGCATCGAGCTGTGCGATGTGGCACTGCCGAACCTGGAGGAGGGCAGGCTGCTCACCGGCCTGCACGAGCCCGAGGAGGTCCTCGGCGCCTTCGTGCGCCGCGGCCCCGGCATCGTCGTGCTCAAGATGGGCGACCAGGGCGCCCTGCTGGCCCACGAGGGCACCGTGACCCGCATTCCGCCCCACCCGGTGCGGGCCGTCGACCCCTCGGGGGCCGGCGACACCTTCGACGGCGCGTTCGCGGCCCGGCTCCTGGAGGGTGCCGTACCGCTGGAGGCGGCCCGCTACGCGGCCGTCGCCGCCGCGCTCACCACCACCGGACCGGGAGCGGTCCTGCCGATTCCGCACCGGGCCGCGGTGGACGCGCTGCTCCCCGGCGCTCCCACACCAGCCCCGTAG
- a CDS encoding ABC transporter substrate-binding protein → MFRASRHIAVAAACSGALLLAACGSDSTVDDDVDGGAGGTEPTKLSAGYVSAIDQIGLPAGVEAGYFDEQNLNVKLKEPYPTGVDALNALQAGEVDVVQVGTPAIAAAQQGIDLVLVGNYTGSSSQLSIDETMAVVAGGDSGIDGKDLSTLRGKRIGVSEGSINHLYLLGLLDDAGLKAGDIEIVNTEPPDMAVALETGGIDAGIVWDPWPITMTGQVDGAKEVLRGGGYIPFIGYLVTTRDYAEKNPEVIEQFLTARAQTDQWMRENPDDAADSATRWLPGTEKAVAQEAMKHNVKQLDGRFSACNYLALDTLAGLLAEQGNVEKGFDVNKYFQPEPILKVMKDNPDLFADLPPVPDAAAIEGGYTFDRDTAAEACPS, encoded by the coding sequence ATGTTTCGCGCATCACGTCACATAGCAGTGGCGGCGGCTTGTTCGGGAGCCCTGCTGCTGGCCGCCTGCGGCAGCGACTCGACCGTGGACGACGACGTCGACGGTGGCGCAGGAGGCACCGAGCCGACCAAGCTGTCCGCCGGGTACGTCTCCGCCATCGACCAGATCGGCCTGCCGGCCGGCGTCGAGGCGGGCTATTTCGACGAGCAGAACCTCAACGTGAAGCTGAAGGAGCCCTACCCGACCGGCGTCGACGCGCTGAACGCGCTGCAGGCCGGCGAGGTCGACGTGGTCCAGGTCGGCACCCCGGCCATCGCCGCCGCCCAGCAGGGCATCGACCTGGTGCTCGTCGGCAACTACACCGGCTCGTCCTCGCAGCTCAGCATCGACGAGACGATGGCCGTGGTGGCCGGCGGCGACTCCGGCATCGACGGCAAGGACCTCTCGACCCTGCGCGGCAAGCGCATCGGCGTCTCCGAGGGCTCCATCAACCACCTCTATCTGCTCGGCCTGCTGGACGACGCGGGGCTGAAGGCCGGCGACATCGAGATCGTCAACACCGAGCCGCCGGACATGGCGGTCGCGCTGGAGACCGGCGGCATCGACGCGGGCATCGTCTGGGACCCGTGGCCGATCACGATGACCGGGCAGGTCGACGGCGCGAAGGAAGTGCTGCGCGGCGGCGGCTACATCCCGTTCATCGGCTACCTGGTCACCACGCGCGACTACGCGGAGAAGAACCCCGAGGTCATCGAGCAGTTCCTGACCGCCCGCGCGCAGACCGACCAGTGGATGCGCGAGAACCCCGACGACGCCGCCGACTCGGCGACGCGCTGGCTGCCGGGCACCGAGAAGGCGGTCGCGCAGGAGGCGATGAAGCACAACGTCAAGCAGCTCGACGGCCGCTTCTCCGCCTGCAACTACCTCGCGCTCGACACCCTGGCGGGGCTGCTGGCCGAGCAGGGCAACGTCGAGAAGGGCTTCGACGTCAACAAGTACTTCCAGCCCGAGCCGATCCTCAAGGTCATGAAGGACAACCCCGACCTCTTCGCCGACCTGCCGCCCGTCCCGGACGCGGCGGCGATCGAGGGCGGGTACACCTTCGACCGCGACACGGCCGCCGAGGCATGCCCGTCGTGA